TTGCTAGATTTTCATATATGGAGTCTAGAAATATTGGAATCAGCCTAAAATATTTTattggatgtaaaaaaaaatatgccgAAGTGGCTAAAACCATAGCCAGATTCCctgaaaaactacacagaatGAGACCTCAATGTCATAAATGGCTACTGTCTATTGTATTTAAAGGGCTTTAAATGTAGCCACATTCTCTGCTTCCTCATGCAACTTTTGAAAATCATACTTCCTGAAGTCATGGAAGAACATTTTACAAAGCTGTGATATTGCATCGCAGTAATCTGGCTACATAGCGGCTGCATGGACTGTTGGGTTTGGCTCATGCAAGCACCGCTGCAACTGGactaaaaaagcaaaaaggagCAGTGAAAGTCAAGGGGAGATGAACCACATCCTTCTCAGCTACAGTAGAGGGAGATAGGAGGTCCTTTGAAGTTCAATTGCCGCTCCAAAAGTAAACTTCAGACACAAAGTCCTTCCGTCCTGTCATTATTTGATTGTTGTTTACACAGGGCCAGAAAACAAATGAGGGGTCATCTCAGCCTGCCGCAAAAAATGGCCACTGTTGTTGAATCAAAAGACGGCAGCAGGAAACACGTTTTATTCGAATCATTATCTCCATCTGCGATCTATACTTTGCAGATACCGTGTGGTGTTTATACACACTCTACGTGCGACGCTCACTTGATACATAACTGAGCTTGTTCAACAGCTGCAGCAGGGAAGGAAATATTTGGTTGTTTCAATAATTACCGCCCGTGCTTGATGCTTCCGATGCATTAGGGATCCAGGAGTACGTGGAGGCCGTGTCATTCCAGCACTACATCCGCCACCGCAGCCTCATCAGCCTGGAGGAGATCAACGCCAGACTGGTGTTCATGAAAGCAGAGAAGGAAGAGCCCAAGGTAAATTTTAAAGAAGAACCCACCCATTGTGCACgcatgtttgttttgtcatctgacacagaaaaacaattttaacatgatttaaaaaggaATGGTTTGCACACATGTTCTGTCACTACCACTAATGTCTGCATGCTGAATAAGAGGCTAGAACCAGCAGACACTTAAAAACCTATCAATAAAATATACCACCTGAAATGAGTATTATTCATAGTGTGTTTATTTCACAGTATTTCCTGTAAAAGCAAATGCTGGTTGCACAAAAAGGCCCCACTGTGGTGTTCTCTGCTCCGCACTTATAAGCATTATGAATCATTATGTAATTTCATCCTCTGCCTGATTTGTTCAAAGATGATGGGTGCCTGCTGGTGGTGCAGACAAAATTGTTTGACCCTCAGTCTTTTGTGGTAAAATCACCAACTTGCTTGAGGAAAAATTGGATTTTGCTTATTTTCTGCCTGTGAGCTTCTAGTGGAGGCACAGCTGCACAACATCACAATCACATCTCTTAAATATTGCTTTAAGCATCAGTCTTGTGTGTAGAGCTTGCTGGGATAAGAACATGTGTGCACATCTTGTCTAAATGCATCAAAACCGTTTGTTAACAGTTTAAATTGATGCTCACTCAACACATTTATTGACATTATTTCAAATCTTTGCTTTGTGTTGTCTCAGGGCGCAGACCTGCCAATGGGAGCTCAGGTTCTCACCTTCCAGGTGACGCCTGCAGACTACCTGCTCGGCGTGGCTGACCTGACCGGGGAGCTGATGCGGATGTGCATTAGCAGCGTGGGCAACGGCGACATCGACACGCCCTTCAAGCTGAGCCAGTTCCTCAGGCAAATCCACGACGGTTTCTCCTACATCGGGAACACGGGCCCTTACGAGGTGTCCAAGAAGCTCCACACGCTGCGACAGAGCCTGGGCAAAGTGGAGGACGCCTGCTATACCCTGCGCGTTCGAGGCTCGGAGATCCCCAAACACATGCTGGCCGACGTGTTCTCCAGCAGAAACACGCTCATTGACACCGAGGAAGGTGTGGTGTAAGTCCTGCTCAGCCTTAACAGCACTGTTTCTGTTCTCCATGGCGTCATTGTCTCTAGTTTCGCTCCAGGTTCATATTTCTATATATTCTTAATGGGATTTTACTGATGTTTGACAGGTTTCGTGACGTGCTTGttaattttgttattattattacaataaaaacaatagacaatggattttttttctccttgatAATGATCTGATGACTTCAGTTGTTTTGCATGAATAAAGGTTCTGTGCCAAGTATGCCATGCTCTCCCCGTCTTTAAGCTGCTttgataatgtgtgtttattttatttttctctctgcccTCCCCTTCCTCTATCATACACAGATAATCTAAGGTAAAACCATTGGTTGCCTCTGTGGAGGAGGATCATGTGACCTTTGTACATTGTACGTGCCTATTCTGACAGGCCCCCCctggcacatacacacacacaaacaaacaaccccTTGCCTACTCATTCTACCCTCTTTAAACAATCCTCGCCAGCCTGCTGTGATGTGAATTCATAATAATGTTTGGAGCAAGCTGAGGAAAATTCCTGGCAGAGAGCTGACACCACTCTGCTGATGGTGTCAATTATTATCATCCAGATGAATGTTGAAGGCAGCGAGAAATAACTCAGCTGTGTAAATGAATTCAGACATGGAGTAAAGACTGTATTAACTATTATCAATGACAGTAGACCTTTTTCATGTTTGGAAAAACCCAATTCTATTGTTTAATGTCAGAGAAAGCTTCACTTTTGAGTCTGATTATTCCAGCCACAACAACACTGATTCTTTTGACATATTTCCAGTTTCCAACCAGCAGCGTTACGCTTCATGAGCTGTAGTTGCACATCTCTGAAAACAAACAGCGCTTCAACATAAGCTGTTTATAAATGAGGTATCAGGTATGCTGCTGGTTGGGAGTTTTGTAGTTATCCACCAACAAGATTatgcattattttatatatcttgCTGTTACTTCTTTAGACCATGAGTTGAAGGCTGTCAGTGTTGTTAAAGTGTGCCATCTGCTGTACAATATTAGTACTACATGAAGACAATCTGCAGTGACATGATCTAAATTTGATCAAATACATTACAGAAAATTATGACTTTATATATGTGTCCAAACTGCCTACTGttattttctgcctttttgCATATGTGAAACTTTATTCCTTCAGCTTTGTTTTAGGGTTGTTAAATTTGGTTCCAGGAGtcgaagagaaagaaaaacatgtttttgctgGTTGTGCTCCTTGTGTGAACTAATTaaccaatcaatcagtcaatgtCAATCAATAAACCAAATCAATAGGGTGAAATCAGTCTCTAGGAGCAGTGGGCAGCCATTGTACAGTGCCCTGGAACCAATGCtactttgaaatacatttaataaaataaaaccaacactAACAGTCACTATTTGcactatttaaagaaaaaacactattaaaatctattaaaaagTAACTAAGCTAGATCCTAAACTCAAATTTGTTTGACgcctgacatctagtggtgaaagTCAGGTACTGAAGTGAAGTTCATGTCTGTGTTACTGTACATTAATTTCAATGGCAGCTGCTCTCCCAGTAAACATCTCTTCCATTTGAGTTGGTGATCATGGAGGCTGGTAGCAGCAAAGAGAGACAGGGTGGGCAAACCTGAGGTGTAGGGTGAGgttttacatttcagtgttaCAAGTCATCAGTTCCCAAACCTTCACTGTCATGTCTCCATCTGCAGGCCTACAAATTTCGCACTGAATTCATCGTGATATACTTcttgatatttttgaattgagTGGCATGTCACCTGgtttgtcttcctctctgtgcCCTTCTGACATCAAACATTATTATTCCCAAATGAGATCAGATTTTCCATGAGAGAAATGTTGACTTGCCATAGCCGTAAAAGTCCAGGTGGAGCTAGTAACCTTAATGTTGTCTCCCTTCAGTAATTAGTGCAATGCAAAACAGAAGTTAATTATAGGATTAGTTACACTTGAATGTAACAGGTCAGAAGGTCTTTTCAACTGAAGTTAAACACATGCTGTCATGTGTGCTGCCAATGTTTGAAATCACTGGATTCActtagctttttatttttgtattgtatttgttattttgttaactTAATAAATAATAGTTGTGAGTCAGTTTTAGACATTACCCACAACCCCACATTCATGTCAAGCTGCCGCCACACTTCTCAAAGACTTCATTGACTGTCCTTTGTTTAATTATGACAACACGTGAAATGACACAGTTACAGTCATACAGAAATAGTCCAATAAAAGAGTTGGTGCATTATCAGCATCTTCCATTAGCTTTACTCTCACTGTTGCCAAAAGTCCTTTTGATGCCACACTTCACTTCACATCAGAGAATGAAGATAGATAAAGTAACATCAATTAAAGAAATGCTAAACATATTACAACAAGTcatttaaactcattttaacttgacatttgagacatttgatttaatttaaaattgtcAGGGAAGATATTGTAGGTCAGAGTGAAATGCCTCTGCTTGAAGCCAATAATGACTCAGCATAAGGAAACTGTGTGTGGTCATGAGTTGTTGTCCAGTAATCAGACAGTTAGCTGAGTTGTTTGCCAAAGCACACTAAGTGCTTCTAATCTTTAATACTGGGCAGGTGATCAATGGATTTCACCCTGCTGCTCCGCTGGCCTGCCCGtgacactgctgctgctgttgttgttgttgttgttgttgtgacgGGTGAACTGAGCCTTTCATGACTGTGTCTTGTCTGTCAGTCTGCAGCACAGCCAAGCTGATGAAAAGAGCATTTGGATGTGTTGTGAAGAGGATGAATAGACTTTGCTCTATGTGGGGTCtctatagtttttttttctcctcatgcATTCCTTCACCacagaaacaaagacacacttttGTCTGTACACCAACAACATTATTTGTGCATTCAAATAATCATTGGAGTTATATCCAATGGCCACATTGTGCTATGGACACACTGCCAACAGCTGCCTGATCAACAATGCAGGGACATACAGTTTTCATAAACTATGTTGAATGATATGAATTAGGAAACAACTATTAAAATGTAGCGGGAAATAGTCATTGtattaaaacactttttattataGTTGCCTTAGTGAAGCATAAAATACTAATAAAATGATCTTATATTagaatgtttaattttttttttttctgtaatgtaGATTTAATCTTATTGGAAAAGCCCTAGAAGTAACCTATGCACTCTTTTTGCGCACAGTTAGtactactgtaataataataataaaataataataataatattattactaCATCCAATTATGCATGTGCTACTACAAATCGTTTTGAATGACTAAATGAGTTGAAGTCAATCAGACAGTTCGCCATCCTTCACCCCCAGTCACTGCACTCACAATGCTCCTAAAATAAAGCATACAAACAGTGTTTAATCCGGTGATGTGTCTGCTGTAGGCTTCATAGACTGCCTGCTGAGGTTTTTGAGGCGGTCTGAAGGAGTCTGGAGTCAAATTCCTGAACACGTAGGAGCTCCTCACGTTGCTCCAACACGACGCACGACGCAGGGGCGCAGCGAATAACGGATTACTTATCAACTGATCGATGAGACAGTTTGTAGACAGAGCTTTATCTCGGCTGTTACTTCTGTCACTACAGCACATCATCGGATATTTTTTCCATTCCCCGCCTCTAATAGAAATCTgaccatcttttcttttcacaccGTCTGTTTATGCGCAACTGAAACCACTTGTTTGCTGCAGAGGAGAAATATGACAATCTGATTCACACGGATCAATACTTGTGTCAGGACATGTTATTGTGGACTAATGAGAGCCCATAAAAGCTGATTTTACACTTTCTTTCAAAGTCGGGAAAAAAATATCACAGCCTGACTTCACTTTTCCACAACGGAAATGAGATCAGTCCGATTTCTTGGCTCCACTTCTTCTAAAACATGGTCGATGTAAGTTCATGTACCGGGATCTGATAGTGTTTGACTTGTGGCCGTAGAGCTTGTTATTAATGGAAAGATGTTTGCTGGACTGATGGGATGTCACAGCAACTCTCTGCTTCACCGCTGTGAAGTCACGGAAGGTAAAGTATAatgtacctttttatttttttttattttttacttgtggcttcatatttatcaagcAGCAGTGAACAGTAAATGTTTTAGTGGTCATAATGGTTGTTTGAATTTCTATCTGGAGCTTCACTTAACTTTAAAGTAGCCTGATAAATAactaacaaaagaaaacatgtggTGTCACTATGTAATGGATGAATACAACTGTCGAGGGATGTAAAAGACCGGCAAGCAAACATGCAGATATGGGTTTGTGATAGTGTCAATGAAATTCAGTTGGTTCTTCAAACCTACATTAACTCACAATATCTGCTATAAGAGAGTAGTTTGGGGTTTGTGTATGAGGAGACACAGTCATACAGGTCACACAGTTCAAGCCTCCCTACCAGTCAGCCTCTTGTATGAGTGATGGGTGATGAAATTACTTAAATTCCTCCTTCATGTTAATATGTAGACAATATGGAGACAACAGTTAAGCTGACATGTTCTTATCTTGTCTATCTTGCATAACTTGAATATTTTGCATGCAGCCCAGTCTGTAATATATCTTTGTTCAGATAGGATGCCTTTTATTACTTTCCATTAAATTCAGGTCATCATAATATGCTCTATAACCAAGTGACTGACTCAGTGTTTGATTAGTTTCTTTTGGTTTGAATTTCCCAGGATGTCAAAGGGTGTGACGTATACTTATGTACTTATGAGAACAAATATTCTTATCAAACAGGTAACCCATAGTTGATTACATGCACAGAGGTACGATTGCTGTATGCTGTATAATGTATAACTGTTGTGAACACCTGGCAGCTGGAAAGATTAATGTATTATCTGCTGAGTGTATTGAATCTGTGTGACAAATCAGTTACAATTTACTTTAATCCCTCCCAATTAAGCATTTACACGCAGTATATTCACAGCTGAAATGTAGATGTTAGCCGATATATACTGACTCCTCCTGTGGGCATTCATTAGTGGAGTATGAACAGAAAGCTAATGACAATACAGCAAAACACAGTTAAAATATGTCTTCAGAGGAGATGTTATAATTATTaacaaataaagtacattcataaacactttaaaatgtccTTCCATCTGCTTATAACTGCTACTAGTGTGTCAACAGATATCAGTATCCCAAAGGAATAAACTGCCTGATACATACTGTCAGTGGATTAGTTTGTGTTTTAGCTTAATGGTCAAAAGTTACACATTCACTTACTTTCACACATTGTTaacatttcaaaaaaatcaatctgtGCAAGGTTTTTGTTACTAGATGATGTCATTTGAAGTGATTTGAATGCTTGCTTGTTCCATACAATCCATGTAGTGGGGTTTGTGTTGTATATGCTTCTTTAGTCTTTTGTCTCTCACTTGTGAACCTCCACCACAGTAACTCAGCCATATTCAAATGGTTTATGATCCTCATGTGACCATACAGGAAGTgtagaggttttttttattataaatgtctCACCACTCTCCAGAGGACAGCAGAAATGCAATTGTAGGCTATTATTTCTTATAATCATGATGTATTTCTGTCCATATACATTGATAGTTTGAGAGGCAGATAaccttttattgtatttatggtcaaaaggaaagaagaacccCTCTTTAACACTCATTGCTGACTTTCACTTCCCTCATTCTGCTGTTGTGGTGAGTCACATGTGGTGAGATGATGCACATCTGTGGAGCAGTGCTGCTTCTCAGGAGGCTGCTAACATGCAGAtctgctgatgtgtgtgtgtctgagggtGCTGAGTTTGTTCCTCAAacgtttgtgtttttatgagatCCACTGCATTCCTCCCCTCTTTGGTCGAAGCACTTTCAGCAACCATTGGGATATAGTGTTTAACCCAATGGCTCTGAGGAGGGCCTCTTTAATCTGCAAAGGTAAATAAGCTTGCCTCGTCTGGTTGAAGTGATACGTTTTCCCAGACCCCAGCGCTGTTGAGCTCTACAagagtttgtgttttgttcagATTTTCTTCAACATCAGCAACAAGTTGTAAAAAGGCGGCTGCTATTGTTAAAGTGCTTATGGTTGGGTCTCCTTTTCCTTATTTGCCGTTTCTGCCGGAATTCCTGACAAACTATTTTAGCACAAAGCCTGGCAGGAAGCAGCAAATGACATACCTCTGAAAGGCTTCAGTGATGAAGTAGAggcccccaacacacacacacacatagacactcaCAATGAGCCCTGAGGCATTTCCTTCCCCTTTACTGAGAAGAGCGTGTCTTTGTGTAATCGAAGCATGGCGAGGATACAGTAACACTATCAACAAGACCCTCTCTTTCAGCTCTTTGACTCTGTGGAGTGCTCTCTATCTATATTATATCTTGACCACACCAGATGGTGAATGGTGTGTGGTTGTATTTGGTACCTACAGACAGTGTTGGGTTTCCTAAATTGGTTACGGAACAGTGGCCACGTCTGCAAAGAAGCGTTAATGGAGCTGTATGTAACCTGAGCTTTAGTTCGGTGGTCCCAGTGGACAAAGGGTCGTCATACATGCACAGCCTGGGTACAATGGTAACATCCCTGTGTTACTCTCACTCCAAACCCTGCTTATATCCCAACTCTCCCTTAAGTGCTGTCTTTTTATCTCTCTTCTTGTCCGGTCACATGGGATGGTTTAAGGAGTGACATCACTGGAGGTCACGGGGGGTTGAGCAGTGGGCTGTGGTTGCTTTGTAGCGGTCATGGTTTGTTTGATGCCCTAGATTCCTTTTttgacatacagacacaaaaattgAATAAATGGCCTCCTGTTGCACAAAAGAATTAAAACTGACTTAAACCTAAAAATTGATATCAGAGTAGTATCATGTTATGAGCATGTACAAACACAAAGTCTAAAACTGGTTGTGTcgtttcagtttttttaagtGGTTTTACAATGACAGTAGTATGAATGCTCCCACTGTTTCAAGCACAAAAGtctatgtgtcagtgtgtcgcTGTGtgtctctagtgtgtgtgtgtgtgtgtgtgtgtgtgtgtgtgagtgggaaGAGAAAGTTGAGAGCcagaagtgaaagagagagcagCGCAGCTGGACACAAAGGGGCTGTTGATTCCCCACATTTCAGCCTGTCTCTTTCAGTGGCTCCTACACATTACGTGTATTAATGATGTGGAACTGCAGCAGGTGTCAGCTCTGAACACAAACCAGTCTttatcatcctcttcctctttcagacCAAAACACtgagttttaaaatgtatttttatgtttgtccGCAGCAGTTCTCAAATAatttcttttttgcattttagtGTCCTTCGGCCCATTATTTTGGATTAACAGCCATAACTtgactgttttggttcactctcacagcTCCCATCAACATTGTTTCTAGCTATAGCAAGTAACTTTTTTCAGCCAGCTGTTGAACATAGTGATGTATGCAGCAGCTGAAGAGTCAGACCTTTCTCTCAGAAGTTACAAAAAACAGAGCCAGTGACCTGAAAACACAATGCCAAATAAATACTAATGTTGCTCCCCCATAACAACTTCATAAGATGATATAGAGATAGCTTCTATGGTCTACAGGAGAGATACCACAGTTTGAGAACCATTGCTGCAGCTCTATGAGTTTGTTGTCAAGGATAAGCAGATTCAAATGTAACTTTAGAAATATAATGTAGGCTACTTCACTCTTATACTGAGCAAGTCCCCAGAAACAGCACTTGGGTTGTAAAGCTAATTTGACAAAGAGGACATACCGTGTAATTATAGCTTAAGGGTTCATCACATGGTGCAAACTGGcccaaaatgcatttttccCTCATACAATCTTTGGAAAAGGAGCGCCTGTAAAACTGTTTAATACATCTGTAACACTGAGAGGCGTGTCTTAGCTCAATATGACTATGTGGCTTTGGTATTTCCCAACAGCTGGAGCAGAACCATGGGAAATGTCACACAGCCGCCaaagttgtttttcattcagttaGCAATGCTGGGATTAAGGGTAGAGTCGTGGACCCAAATGATAGTCAATTTGGTCTTGAATACTAACAATAAGATGTTTTACATTCTCATGTAATTGCCACATTTAGCACTGCACTGTCCTGATACTGTATTCTCCATGACTGCATAGTTAATCCCGCCAACTCTATGAGCTCACTGTTTATCTTCCTCATAACCGTGTCGTCCAGCTTAATAGTTAATCTCTGCATCGACAGGTGGCAGAGCATCAGGGACAGCTGGCAGCACCAACCGTAAGAGGCTCCACCGAAGGCCAGGGTACATGAGAGGAGAGCAGTCTAGACTACAGAGCACTAATCATgggcaggaagaggaggaagaggaggaagacaaggagCAAGGGAGGATGCCCTGCATTAGGAATGGAAAACCTGGACgtcacactgacatcactgaGGCACCTAATGCTCAGAGGACGAGTCTAAAGCCTGCTGTCAAAATGTCTGTAATGAATCAGCAACAGTCTCATAGACCCACGTGTAGCTCCTGTCAGTGTAAGAACTTTCTCTGCTCTGTTAATCATCATCTTCCCCCTGTGGACTGCAGAGCTGTTAATGGTACATGCAGCCATCACTCCTCATTGCTACAGACTGAACCTAGATTAAGCCCAAGCCCAGCACCCCAGCCTTCACCTCAGTCCAGGCTGAATTCCTCAGTAGACTCTTTCAACTCCAGCTTCAGTTTCATCCAACAGTCTCTCAACTCCAGCCAGAGGACTGAAACAACCACACTATCACAGGAACCAGAACCACTTAATCAGTCAACTAATGTACCTAGTACACCTCATAGAAAACCATCAACCTTGTCTCTTGAGCAGTCAGTCTCAAAGCAGTCAACTCTTGTCCAGCCACCGCCCTCCTCTGTCTTGGGCAgccaggcagagagagaggagctgtcATTAGGCGGGAGATTTTGGCGGGAATGTCTGTGGGGTGGCAGGGAGGGAACATCTGATCTGCCCGATTGCGACTCTCGATCTCTGGATCTCACATCTTCATTGTCAGTGGACTCAGACACCGCCTCTGCTTCCTCTGTCACCTCTGGCTACGAGAGTGCCACGCCTGCTTCGGAACAAGGCTGGGACAATCTCGTGAAGAAGTATGAGGGCGTGCTGCAAGACTGCCTCCAAAACAACCGAACTCACACCAAGGTGGGCATGATTGATTTAAGATATGAGTATGATTTGCAGGGTTGAAGTCAAAATAGCCTTAATTGGGTTTAAGTTGATTCTAGAACCGGTTAAGACTGAGATCAAACTAGTTTagaaaaaaagcttattttTATCTTATCAGAAGTTAGATTTATGTCACTGTTATGTCTGTAAGGTATAAAGCTGGGGTTACTAGCTGTTTGACGTAGTTAAGAGTAAAGTGTGAAAAAAGAGGGAACCATCTTAGCCCTGCTCTATGCAAAACTAACAAAATCCACTTAACCACACCTCTGAAGCTCAATCATTAACTTGTCATATCTTGTGCACAAAAACTgagataaaaatgaaacattgtgGTTTTATGGGAGTTTCTGAGCTGGACTATTTATACTAGTTTcccctgttttcagtctttatgctaagttaaGCTAACTGACTGTTATATTTACTCTACGGACATCAATCTTCAGCCAATaagcacatttcccaaaatgttaaactattcctttaagaccAAGACAAAACTACGAAATAAACTGAATGCATatgatttatacatttaaaataattaataatgattatataataataataatgattatttaaaCTACTGAGCCATCATGAAAGATCGACTTCCAATTAcattgggccagatgcaagaaccaCTTGTACACACAGATTCGTTCTTAAACCAGGCGTACGGGTGATTTACGAGGATTTGCAGTGATCACCAGTAACATCAGGGATTGTCACCAACATAACATTTGTGGTAGAAGACGCCACTGCCTCTGGTCTTCAGAGTCTACTGACCTGgatatttctttttaacatcactgtaTGCTCACTACCACATAACAGAGAAATTAATAATGTCGATTCACAGGCTGAGCGTATATTATATTGTCTGTATTTTAGAGACCCCTCTGCAGAAAGGGGGAGCCAAGCTCCAGGGGGAGCCCCCTGGCTCAACCCATTACTCAGGGTGTGAACTACACGAGATGTAGGCAATGGGCAAGTGTATACTATGTCCTgttcattaaattgcacttctgaATCCATAATTATGATGACATTTCTCTGTTTGCAAAAGTATTAGGCTATTTAGCATAAAGTGGTAGGTGCTATTTAACAATTTAGGTAGATAtgtcagtcatttaaattggcaattgaaactatgatataatgcaagTTTACAGTATAAATATTAGTGGCTGAAACTACAAAGCAACTTGTCCACAGTTACTTTTCCACAATGCAAACTGActattaattacttttattcatttaactgAAATATTGGTGATCGAAGTTATAGTTTAGCTCCATGGCTAATGACACCCCTATCAAGATGTTTTTGGCATCTAATTCATGTCTCTTCTTAGtgtcattttcatgaatggagcttctctaCAACCTGCCAGATGTCTGACCTTATATGGTATTTTGGGGGCGTCATTCATGTCAATTGACTATTCTTAGAACACTCattcatttagaacaggtgggattcatcatgtttacgaaTGTCATTTACGACTATTTCCTGGCGATACGAATGTTTGATGAATCCGACGTGGCACACTCGTAAATTCCACCTCACGAAAATAGTATGacagatttaagaagaaaaatacgaacatattcttgcatctggcccattgtTTCCAAACTGTTTTTCTGTCAACTCACAACcctaaaggtcaaaggttacaTTGCAAAGAGTGAGTTTTACCATCTCAAGTAgtttaatttcaatatttttttaggCCTGAAGTGGTAAACCCGCCCTGTATTTGTTCTAATTTGTCATTCATCTCAGGATACCTAAGATTAATTTTGCTGCCATGACCCTAGGTTGGCAACCAATGCTCTAAGGCGTAAGAGCTTACTCACCAAACAGAGGTGAAAACTCAAAATATCCTCTGGCTGATTAGTTTTCTTTCATGTGATACAGTTAGAGCAGTAAAACTTaataatgaatgttttaaacttcATCCCCAAATGCTCAATTTGCTGACGTGGTATCACTTTGAAATGATGGTCaatggtttatttgttttttttggggggcatCTGGCAACGGTTTAAAGAGCATTGACCTCTGGACTGTTTGGTAATTTGTTCTTCTGTTTAATGTATTTCCCTCTCAGGTTGAGTCCATGATGTTGAAGCTGCAGAGACTCCAGCAGAAAGCCATTTTGGATGATGACTATGACGCAGGTGAACTTAAGACTTTCAGCTGAGCCTTTGCTTTGATAAGTAGGTCATTACAGCTTTTACTGACAGGATGCTGCACAGCACTAGTGGCGGGATTGTGTTAGGAAGAAGAGAGCTTCATTTTAATTGTCATGTTTTAtgcctttcttttatttatttttattttttgcaaatgtaatatttaaaatgaattgaacATTCTCAACAAAGTTCTTAAAATTTACCTTTTTAGATGGAAAGAGGACAATGTATAGAAGAAAGCACTGTGGACATGAAGCTGTAACAGTGCAACATACAGTAACACTGTGggataaaatgattaatatcGAGGTTGAGCTGACATTTTCAATCAGGATACAGatatttgttgtgtgtgttcaagaTGAGAGAAGATATGG
This portion of the Scomber japonicus isolate fScoJap1 chromosome 14, fScoJap1.pri, whole genome shotgun sequence genome encodes:
- the tsnax gene encoding translin-associated protein X, giving the protein MNKREAEGCARKNADAAQDRDLSANPSSPIVASFKVFQQELDTKHDKYERLVKISRDVTIESKRTIFLLHRVTNVQDPEEVVNEADVKLDAVRQKIGLIAEELRGEDIYQFHRAFTPGIQEYVEAVSFQHYIRHRSLISLEEINARLVFMKAEKEEPKGADLPMGAQVLTFQVTPADYLLGVADLTGELMRMCISSVGNGDIDTPFKLSQFLRQIHDGFSYIGNTGPYEVSKKLHTLRQSLGKVEDACYTLRVRGSEIPKHMLADVFSSRNTLIDTEEGVV